From a single Alloactinosynnema sp. L-07 genomic region:
- a CDS encoding AAA family ATPase — protein MSVLIGRDGELTRLNAAVDAAASGRGAVLLIVGRAGIGKTRLVEHVVARSAECGLRVARGNCVPDEGAPALWPWWQALGDRPALAARLDLDGADDVSPQLSAAHRLRAYDLLLRELSGTVVLEDLHWADESTLTLLRLAVGRPGLLVVATYRDDEQPQALRTAVAHLRRDPATEVLAPGPWTPAEVAAFVAGRVDASWVPVLHRVSGGIPLFVGELLAALLAADGTSPAPASGEWPHGVPEHLRGIVAAQLDVLPPEVRELVTACSVIGVDSAPDEVAVLVDAPVESVLRRAEAAPGLLRCGDRVTFGHALVRDAVYDGVSAADRVRLHRELAEAIESGVLAGESVTHRLRSVTDGASRAAAVRACRTAAAKAVSRLAYDRAAEVIDAAHGVLREPDVDLLLEAADLHYRAGRAEQALRRCELAASLDPSPDQLVRAALTVRGIDAVSDRLIPLCDKALAVVEDDAGRARVLAQRALALIQVVHSDQAEEPSRAALALAERTGDPLAIADALRARQQVLGGPWWVAERLDLARRLLDLGSAAPPDSELWARVWRIDAALQLGTIAVLDDELAHLRLYADRLGWLIAHWHHHRLSGVRAVLLGAFDLAEAEADHALAVAEQLGDFGAILLDVAFRSELRRLQGRGPEFADRVFQLSKHAAMPVVAATVGRFLLDVGDIDNARAMFERLRPILPTLPRDGRWLPTVAASAILAGAFDDAETAAALYAELLPMAGYYLAAGAGTVVCVGSISRQLGRVAVSLGDRDAAIRHFEDAVSMDTRIGALPFRAKAEVALAEVLVDGRAPEVARAAKLAGQAAVTARRLGMAPTVAAADAVLRRVRQARHDAVPLTVREREVLRLLAVGAPNRAIAENLVLSERTVETHVSNVLGKLGVANRAQAAAWAAENGFT, from the coding sequence ATGTCGGTGCTGATCGGTCGCGACGGTGAGCTGACCAGGCTGAACGCGGCGGTCGACGCGGCCGCGTCCGGGCGTGGCGCGGTGCTGCTCATCGTGGGCCGAGCCGGGATCGGGAAGACCCGTTTGGTCGAGCACGTGGTCGCCCGGTCGGCCGAGTGCGGGTTACGGGTGGCTCGGGGAAACTGCGTGCCCGACGAGGGTGCCCCCGCGCTGTGGCCGTGGTGGCAGGCGCTGGGCGACCGGCCCGCTCTGGCCGCGCGGCTGGACCTTGACGGCGCCGACGACGTGAGCCCGCAGCTGTCGGCGGCTCACCGGCTGCGGGCTTACGACCTGCTGCTGCGTGAGCTGTCGGGCACGGTGGTGCTGGAGGACCTGCACTGGGCCGACGAGTCGACGCTGACCCTGCTGCGGCTCGCCGTCGGCAGGCCGGGCTTGCTGGTGGTCGCGACCTACCGCGACGACGAGCAGCCCCAGGCGCTGCGCACCGCGGTGGCCCACCTGCGACGCGACCCGGCGACCGAGGTGCTCGCACCGGGGCCGTGGACGCCCGCCGAGGTCGCCGCGTTCGTGGCCGGGCGGGTCGACGCGTCGTGGGTGCCGGTCCTGCACCGGGTGTCCGGCGGGATCCCGCTGTTCGTCGGCGAGTTGCTGGCCGCTCTGCTCGCCGCCGACGGCACCAGCCCGGCGCCCGCGTCCGGCGAGTGGCCGCACGGGGTACCCGAGCACCTGCGCGGCATCGTCGCCGCCCAACTCGACGTCCTGCCGCCAGAGGTGCGCGAGCTCGTCACGGCGTGCTCCGTGATCGGCGTCGACAGCGCGCCCGACGAGGTCGCGGTCCTGGTCGACGCACCGGTGGAGTCGGTGCTGCGGCGGGCGGAGGCCGCGCCGGGCCTGCTGCGCTGCGGCGACCGCGTCACCTTCGGGCACGCGCTGGTCCGCGACGCGGTCTACGACGGGGTATCCGCCGCCGACCGCGTGCGCCTGCACCGCGAACTGGCCGAGGCGATCGAGTCCGGTGTGCTGGCGGGCGAGTCGGTGACCCACCGCCTGCGGTCGGTCACCGACGGCGCGAGCCGGGCCGCCGCGGTGCGCGCGTGCCGGACGGCGGCGGCGAAGGCGGTGTCCCGCTTGGCTTACGACCGCGCCGCCGAGGTGATCGACGCCGCCCATGGCGTGCTGCGCGAGCCGGATGTCGACTTGCTGCTGGAGGCGGCCGACCTGCACTACCGCGCCGGGCGGGCCGAGCAGGCGCTGCGGCGGTGCGAGTTGGCCGCCTCGCTCGACCCGTCGCCGGATCAACTCGTGCGGGCCGCGCTGACCGTACGCGGGATCGATGCCGTCAGCGATCGGTTGATCCCGTTGTGCGACAAGGCTTTGGCGGTCGTCGAGGACGACGCGGGTCGGGCCAGGGTGCTCGCCCAGCGCGCGCTGGCGCTGATCCAGGTCGTGCACTCGGATCAGGCCGAGGAGCCCAGCCGCGCCGCGCTCGCCTTGGCTGAGCGGACCGGGGATCCACTGGCCATCGCCGACGCGCTGCGCGCCCGCCAACAGGTCCTGGGTGGGCCGTGGTGGGTGGCCGAGCGGCTGGACCTGGCGCGGCGCCTGCTCGACCTGGGGTCGGCCGCGCCGCCGGACAGTGAGCTGTGGGCCAGGGTCTGGCGGATCGACGCGGCCCTGCAGTTGGGCACGATCGCGGTGCTCGACGACGAACTCGCCCACCTCAGGCTCTACGCCGACCGGCTCGGCTGGCTCATCGCGCACTGGCACCACCACCGCCTGTCGGGCGTGCGCGCCGTGCTGCTCGGCGCGTTCGACCTGGCCGAGGCGGAGGCCGACCACGCGCTGGCGGTGGCCGAACAACTCGGCGACTTCGGCGCCATCCTGCTTGACGTGGCGTTCCGGTCGGAGCTGCGCAGGCTTCAGGGCCGAGGTCCGGAATTCGCGGACCGGGTGTTCCAGCTGAGCAAGCACGCCGCGATGCCGGTCGTGGCCGCCACCGTGGGCCGTTTCCTCCTCGATGTCGGTGACATCGACAACGCCCGAGCGATGTTCGAGCGACTGCGGCCGATCCTGCCCACGCTGCCGCGCGACGGCCGATGGCTGCCGACGGTCGCCGCGTCGGCGATCCTCGCGGGCGCCTTTGACGACGCCGAGACCGCCGCCGCTCTCTACGCGGAGCTGCTGCCGATGGCCGGGTACTACCTGGCCGCGGGCGCGGGCACCGTGGTCTGCGTCGGGTCGATCTCGCGCCAACTCGGCCGCGTGGCGGTGTCCCTCGGCGACCGGGACGCCGCGATCCGGCACTTCGAGGACGCGGTCAGCATGGACACCCGCATCGGCGCGCTGCCGTTTCGGGCCAAGGCCGAGGTCGCGCTGGCCGAGGTGCTCGTCGACGGCCGCGCACCGGAGGTCGCCCGCGCGGCCAAACTCGCGGGCCAGGCCGCGGTCACCGCCCGCAGGCTCGGCATGGCGCCGACGGTGGCCGCGGCCGACGCGGTGCTGCGGCGGGTCCGGCAGGCCCGGCACGACGCCGTCCCGCTGACCGTCCGCGAGCGCGAGGTGCTCAGGCTGCTCGCGGTCGGCGCGCCCAACCGCGCCATCGCCGAGAACCTGGTGCTCTCGGAGCGGACCGTCGAGACGCACGTGAGCAACGTGCTCGGCAAACTCGGCGTGGCCAACCGCGCCCAGGCCGCCGCGTGGGCCGCGGAGAACGGGTTCACGTAG